One part of the Luteibacter yeojuensis genome encodes these proteins:
- a CDS encoding serine hydrolase domain-containing protein, which produces MKVAAWLLALSLLAGCAAQHARRTDVLFWNQPQREAAFRAMETHYASNVVHHGKARPLPAGAPLVPRFADGTTLEAYMAAHHVAGVMVVQDGRVRLERYGLGAGPATRWTSFSVAKSFTATLVGAALRDGAIHGLDDKVTRYIPELSAGAYRDVTVRQLLEMTSGVRWNEDYVDPHSDVAMMYEGVRQPGVPLLVTYMSRLPRDFPPGEHWVYKTGETDLVGILVTRATGRTLAAYLSEKIWKPYGMAADALWLKDEVDGTEAGGSGVSATLADYARLGQFLLDGGVAAGKPVLADGWIADATRKHADIGAPGRGYGYQWWTYDDGSFEGIGIFGQLLHVDPRRHLVVVQLAAWPVATDEAQATARADFVKAVNRAVDTHP; this is translated from the coding sequence ATGAAGGTCGCGGCGTGGCTCCTCGCCCTGTCGTTGCTGGCGGGCTGCGCGGCACAGCACGCTCGCCGTACCGACGTGCTGTTCTGGAACCAGCCGCAGCGCGAGGCCGCGTTCCGCGCGATGGAAACGCATTACGCGAGCAACGTCGTACACCACGGCAAGGCGCGTCCGCTTCCCGCGGGGGCACCGCTCGTGCCGCGTTTCGCGGATGGCACGACGCTGGAGGCGTACATGGCCGCCCACCACGTGGCTGGCGTGATGGTGGTGCAGGATGGCCGGGTCCGCCTGGAGCGCTACGGCCTCGGCGCCGGCCCGGCCACGCGCTGGACGTCGTTCTCGGTCGCCAAGTCGTTCACCGCGACGCTGGTCGGCGCCGCGCTGCGCGACGGCGCCATCCACGGTCTCGACGACAAGGTGACGCGCTACATCCCCGAGCTGTCGGCGGGTGCGTATCGCGACGTCACGGTGCGCCAGCTGCTGGAAATGACCTCGGGCGTGCGCTGGAACGAGGACTATGTCGATCCGCATTCCGATGTCGCCATGATGTACGAAGGCGTGCGCCAGCCCGGCGTGCCGCTGCTCGTCACCTACATGTCGCGCCTCCCGCGCGATTTCCCCCCGGGAGAGCATTGGGTTTACAAGACCGGCGAAACCGACCTGGTGGGCATCCTCGTGACGCGCGCGACAGGCCGCACGCTGGCGGCCTATCTGTCCGAGAAAATCTGGAAGCCGTATGGCATGGCGGCCGATGCGCTCTGGCTGAAGGACGAGGTCGACGGCACCGAGGCCGGAGGCTCGGGCGTATCCGCCACGCTCGCCGATTACGCCCGCCTGGGGCAGTTCCTGCTCGATGGGGGCGTCGCCGCGGGGAAGCCGGTACTGGCCGACGGCTGGATCGCCGACGCCACGCGCAAGCATGCGGACATCGGGGCGCCGGGTCGCGGTTACGGCTACCAGTGGTGGACGTATGACGATGGCAGCTTCGAGGGCATCGGTATTTTCGGCCAGCTGTTGCACGTCGATCCCCGGCGGCACCTCGTGGTGGTGCAGCTCGCCGCCTGGCCGGTAGCCACCGATGAAGCGCAGGCCACGGCGCGAGCCGATTTCGTCAAGGCGGTGAACCGCGCCGTGGACACTCATCCGTAG
- a CDS encoding lysylphosphatidylglycerol synthase transmembrane domain-containing protein gives MADRQETRNPRTIAIRRAKYALTAAIVGGAVFLLHRYIERMAWQDVREAFERIPRWHVVGSIAATMLSWICLTAYDVFAVETVVPGKVPMRMKIFSGFTTHAICNALGFHAITGTALRYRVLSTQGVGAADVARVVGLVGFAVGMGFASVTCLALLLEPSIAQGWGRWPGIALIVLFVVLLRWLAGKHDELTVWKFSTPVPSARSAGAQMAIGVVEMVGATGAMYLLLPAEIAGDFLDFAPIYVGAILAGIVSNAPGGIGAFEALTLAAFPQEQRAQVLAALLAYRAIYGLGPLVVASLALGAFEVRRRIAAPA, from the coding sequence GTGGCGGACAGGCAAGAGACGAGGAACCCCAGGACCATCGCGATCCGGAGGGCGAAGTACGCCCTCACGGCGGCGATCGTCGGCGGTGCGGTCTTCCTCCTCCATCGCTATATCGAGCGCATGGCCTGGCAGGACGTGCGCGAGGCGTTCGAGCGCATTCCGCGCTGGCACGTGGTCGGCTCCATCGCGGCGACGATGCTCAGCTGGATCTGCCTCACCGCCTACGACGTCTTCGCCGTGGAAACGGTGGTGCCCGGCAAGGTGCCGATGCGGATGAAGATTTTTTCAGGATTCACGACGCACGCCATCTGCAACGCACTGGGTTTCCACGCGATCACCGGTACGGCGTTGCGCTATCGCGTGCTCTCGACGCAGGGCGTCGGCGCGGCGGACGTCGCCCGTGTCGTCGGCCTGGTGGGTTTTGCCGTGGGCATGGGCTTCGCCTCCGTGACCTGCCTGGCCCTCCTGCTCGAACCGTCCATCGCACAGGGCTGGGGACGCTGGCCCGGCATCGCGCTGATCGTGCTCTTCGTGGTGCTGCTGCGCTGGCTCGCCGGCAAGCACGACGAATTGACAGTGTGGAAGTTCAGCACGCCGGTGCCGTCCGCCCGGTCGGCGGGGGCGCAGATGGCGATAGGCGTCGTGGAAATGGTGGGTGCCACGGGTGCGATGTACCTCCTGCTGCCTGCCGAGATCGCCGGCGACTTCCTCGATTTCGCACCGATCTATGTCGGCGCGATCCTCGCCGGCATCGTCAGCAACGCGCCGGGCGGCATCGGCGCGTTCGAGGCGTTGACCCTGGCCGCGTTCCCGCAGGAGCAGCGTGCGCAGGTGCTGGCGGCCCTGCTCGCCTATCGCGCCATCTACGGGCTCGGTCCGCTCGTGGTGGCCTCGCTGGCGCTCGGCGCGTTCGAAGTGCGCCGCCGTATCGCGGCACCCGCATGA
- a CDS encoding TOBE domain-containing protein — protein MLHYEGSLWLTDGARRWGGSDRVELLAQIGATGSITAAAKAVGMSYKGAWDAVEAMNNLAGEALVLRSAGGRGGGGATLTPRAQRLIASFRGIEAEHRRFVERLAVLGEDATQDLHLLRTFTMRTSARNQLAGIVRHIAEGAVNDTVDVELPGGTPLVATVTRESTASLGLAAGRAVVAMVKASWVILALADDELRLSAANRLPGTVSRVQPGAVHCEVTMALDGGGSMTAIVTRESAKALGLVEGLPVVAIFDASSVILGVTD, from the coding sequence ATGCTCCACTACGAAGGCTCGCTCTGGCTCACCGATGGCGCCCGCCGCTGGGGCGGCAGCGACCGGGTCGAACTCCTGGCCCAGATAGGCGCCACCGGCTCGATCACGGCCGCTGCCAAGGCCGTGGGGATGAGCTACAAGGGCGCGTGGGACGCCGTGGAGGCCATGAACAACCTGGCCGGCGAGGCGCTCGTGCTGCGTTCGGCAGGCGGTCGGGGGGGTGGCGGCGCGACGCTGACCCCGCGCGCGCAACGGCTCATCGCTTCGTTCCGCGGCATCGAAGCCGAACACCGCCGCTTCGTGGAGCGCCTGGCGGTCCTCGGCGAGGACGCCACCCAGGACCTCCACCTGTTGAGGACATTCACGATGCGAACGAGCGCTCGCAACCAGCTGGCCGGCATCGTCCGGCACATCGCCGAAGGCGCCGTGAACGACACCGTGGACGTCGAACTGCCCGGCGGAACGCCGCTCGTCGCCACGGTGACGCGGGAGAGCACGGCCAGTCTCGGCCTCGCCGCCGGCCGCGCCGTCGTGGCGATGGTCAAGGCGAGCTGGGTGATCCTCGCGCTGGCGGACGACGAACTCCGCCTGTCGGCCGCGAATCGCCTTCCCGGCACGGTGTCGCGCGTTCAGCCCGGCGCCGTGCACTGCGAGGTGACGATGGCCCTGGACGGCGGTGGCAGCATGACCGCCATCGTCACCCGGGAAAGCGCCAAGGCGCTGGGCCTTGTCGAAGGCCTGCCGGTGGTAGCCATCTTCGACGCGTCGTCTGTCATCCTCGGCGTTACCGACTGA
- a CDS encoding ABC transporter ATP-binding protein, translated as MSVDVSVRKVLRADDRVFELDVAFASAHRRIVLFGHSGAGKSLTLRAMAGLLAPDEGHVRVDGRTLFDATARVNLAARDRGVAYVFQDYALFPHLTVAQNIGFGLDRGWFNPRRRMRDERVGRWLDTFELAAVADSYPSRISGGQRQRVALARALVAEPRLVLLDEPFAALDPALRGRMRSELRALQARLDLQMLVITHDPADVEALDGHTIELRDGRVLKM; from the coding sequence ATGAGTGTCGACGTCTCCGTCCGCAAGGTGCTGCGCGCCGACGATCGCGTCTTCGAACTCGACGTCGCCTTCGCATCGGCGCATCGGCGCATCGTGTTGTTCGGTCACTCCGGCGCGGGCAAGAGCCTGACGCTGCGCGCGATGGCCGGCCTGCTCGCGCCCGATGAGGGGCATGTGCGGGTGGACGGCCGGACGCTGTTCGATGCCACGGCGCGCGTGAACCTTGCCGCGCGGGATCGCGGTGTCGCCTATGTGTTCCAGGATTACGCGCTCTTTCCCCACCTCACCGTCGCGCAGAACATCGGTTTCGGGCTGGATCGGGGCTGGTTCAATCCCCGCCGCCGCATGCGCGACGAACGGGTAGGGCGCTGGCTGGATACCTTCGAACTCGCCGCCGTCGCCGACAGTTATCCGTCGCGCATTTCCGGCGGCCAGCGCCAGCGCGTGGCCCTGGCCCGTGCGCTTGTCGCGGAGCCACGGCTGGTGCTGTTGGACGAACCGTTCGCCGCGCTGGATCCCGCGCTGCGCGGCCGGATGCGCTCGGAACTGCGTGCCTTGCAGGCGCGGCTGGATCTGCAGATGCTGGTCATCACGCACGACCCGGCAGACGTCGAGGCGCTGGACGGCCATACCATCGAACTCCGCGACGGCCGCGTCCTTAAAATGTAG
- the modB gene encoding molybdate ABC transporter permease subunit — protein sequence MGATWVPLVLTLKVALWATAINLVLGVAVAFGLSRWRSHAREVVDSILTLPLVLPPTVLGYYLLVLLGRQGVLGDWLDRLGIHLVFTWQGAVIASTLVAFPLVQKAARAAFEAVDPQFEDAARVLGLGGVAVFFRVSLPLAMRGITAGALLAFARAMGEFGATLMIAGNLPGRTQTLSVAIYSAVQAGDDRSAGIMVIVTSVTCVLALLLAGWLAPDHLRRSRS from the coding sequence ATGGGCGCGACCTGGGTGCCGCTCGTGCTCACGCTGAAGGTCGCGCTGTGGGCCACGGCGATCAACCTCGTGCTCGGCGTGGCCGTGGCCTTTGGCCTCTCGCGATGGCGCTCGCACGCGCGCGAAGTGGTGGACTCGATTCTCACCTTGCCGCTGGTCCTGCCGCCGACCGTACTTGGCTACTACCTGCTGGTGCTGCTGGGCCGGCAAGGCGTGCTGGGCGACTGGCTGGATCGTCTCGGCATCCATCTGGTCTTCACCTGGCAGGGCGCGGTGATCGCCTCCACCCTGGTCGCCTTTCCCCTCGTCCAGAAGGCGGCCCGCGCGGCGTTCGAAGCCGTGGACCCCCAGTTCGAGGACGCGGCGCGCGTGCTCGGTCTGGGTGGCGTGGCCGTGTTCTTCCGCGTGTCGCTGCCGCTCGCCATGCGCGGCATCACCGCCGGTGCCCTGCTGGCTTTCGCCCGTGCGATGGGCGAGTTCGGGGCGACGCTGATGATCGCGGGCAACCTGCCGGGGCGCACGCAGACGTTGTCGGTGGCGATTTATTCCGCCGTGCAGGCGGGGGACGACCGCTCCGCCGGCATCATGGTGATCGTCACCTCGGTCACCTGCGTGCTGGCGCTGCTGCTGGCCGGCTGGCTGGCGCCCGACCACCTGCGGCGGTCGCGGTCATGA
- the modA gene encoding molybdate ABC transporter substrate-binding protein codes for MRLRPLVALLLSAGPCAAHAADLVVSAAASLTNAFQAVGRSYEARHPGTHVVLNLAASDVLLRQIVNGAPADVFASADEAAMDKAVAAGAVDPATRQDFARNRLVLIVPKDARVPVSSPGGLAADDVKRVAYGDPASVPAGRYAKAGLEQLGLWERVSAKGVLAQNVRQALDYVARGEVDAGLVFATDAAIVRDQVNVVAEVPTPTPVTYPIAIVAHAGQAREAAAFQAFVQSTEGRKILAGFGFQAP; via the coding sequence ATGCGCCTCCGTCCGCTCGTTGCGCTGCTCCTGTCAGCCGGGCCCTGCGCCGCACATGCGGCCGATCTCGTCGTGTCGGCCGCCGCCAGCCTCACCAACGCCTTCCAGGCCGTCGGCCGGTCGTACGAGGCACGGCATCCGGGCACGCATGTCGTCCTCAACTTGGCCGCCTCGGACGTGCTGTTGCGCCAGATCGTGAACGGCGCGCCGGCGGATGTGTTCGCTTCGGCGGACGAGGCCGCGATGGACAAGGCGGTGGCGGCGGGCGCCGTCGATCCCGCCACCCGGCAGGATTTCGCACGCAACCGGCTCGTCCTGATCGTGCCGAAAGATGCCCGCGTGCCGGTGTCGTCGCCGGGCGGCCTCGCAGCCGATGACGTGAAGCGGGTGGCCTACGGCGATCCCGCCTCGGTGCCGGCCGGACGCTACGCCAAGGCCGGACTGGAACAACTGGGCTTGTGGGAGAGGGTATCGGCCAAGGGCGTGCTGGCGCAGAACGTGCGCCAGGCACTCGACTACGTCGCCAGGGGCGAAGTGGATGCGGGGCTGGTCTTCGCGACCGACGCGGCGATCGTGCGCGACCAGGTGAACGTGGTCGCGGAGGTGCCGACGCCGACACCGGTCACGTATCCCATCGCCATCGTCGCCCATGCCGGTCAGGCGCGGGAGGCGGCCGCCTTCCAGGCATTCGTGCAGTCGACCGAAGGCCGGAAGATCCTCGCCGGCTTCGGTTTCCAGGCACCCTGA
- a CDS encoding HlyD family secretion protein: protein MKLALRIIGGLLVLGTLAALLFFWLDRTETTTDAYVTGRIHPVAPRVTGTVLVLRVDDNQHVKAGDVLLELDTRDFDVRVEQARAEIARARGQLASAEAQIAEATAAIVAADAAARKTVLDLRRAGELVNETPRGISRQEYDAAKAAADSAAANRKSAEARKVAATAAREIARAQIATGEAALHDAQLAYGYTRVLAPVSGYVGRRTVEVGARVNAGQTLLSIVSDEVWVVANFKETQLARIRPGTRAHMTVDALPGIAFVGKVDSLSPASGSQFALLPPDNATGNFTKVVQRVPVKILFSPDDLHRYRERLTPGLSTVVKIRADGTSP from the coding sequence ATGAAACTGGCGCTGCGCATCATCGGTGGGCTGCTCGTCTTGGGCACGCTGGCCGCGCTGCTGTTCTTCTGGCTGGACCGCACCGAAACCACCACCGATGCCTACGTGACCGGCCGCATCCATCCGGTCGCGCCGCGTGTCACCGGCACAGTGCTGGTCCTGCGCGTGGACGACAACCAGCATGTGAAGGCCGGGGACGTGCTTCTGGAACTCGATACGCGCGACTTCGACGTGCGCGTGGAGCAGGCCCGCGCGGAAATCGCACGGGCCAGGGGTCAGCTGGCAAGCGCCGAAGCGCAGATCGCCGAGGCGACGGCCGCGATCGTGGCGGCGGACGCGGCGGCGCGAAAGACGGTGCTCGACCTGCGCCGCGCGGGCGAACTGGTGAACGAGACGCCGCGCGGCATCTCCCGGCAGGAATACGACGCGGCGAAGGCGGCCGCGGATTCGGCGGCGGCGAACCGGAAGAGCGCCGAAGCACGCAAGGTGGCCGCGACGGCGGCGCGCGAAATAGCCCGTGCCCAGATCGCCACGGGGGAGGCGGCCTTGCACGACGCGCAACTTGCCTACGGCTATACCAGGGTGCTCGCCCCGGTGAGCGGCTACGTCGGACGCCGTACCGTGGAGGTCGGCGCACGGGTCAACGCCGGGCAGACCCTGCTCTCGATCGTCTCCGACGAAGTCTGGGTGGTGGCGAATTTCAAGGAAACCCAGCTGGCGCGCATCCGTCCCGGCACCCGGGCGCACATGACCGTCGACGCCCTCCCCGGCATCGCGTTCGTCGGCAAGGTGGACAGCCTGTCTCCGGCGTCGGGCTCGCAGTTCGCCCTCCTTCCGCCGGACAACGCGACAGGGAATTTCACCAAGGTGGTCCAGCGCGTGCCGGTGAAGATCCTGTTCTCGCCCGACGACCTGCACCGCTATCGCGAGCGGCTGACGCCGGGCCTTTCCACCGTCGTGAAGATCCGCGCGGACGGAACCTCGCCATGA
- a CDS encoding efflux transporter outer membrane subunit — protein MSPHVPAHARGRALPATILAIAVAVLGGCVLGPDYRKPDVAAPAAWRDAPAATSTVPDAWWTLFGDEDLGRHVEATLAANQDLAAALARYDRSRALLGVARADEFPDVSLDPAYARARTSGNVSNRLPELETTLWRVPLDVAYEVDLWGRVRRSVEAAGADVEGNADTVAALRLSLAAAAASTYLSLRSADRDIDVLVRTVSLREDALDLADRRAHAGVVGDLDVLRARADLAQTRADLADARRRRDNLEHALAVLEARNAPDFTVAARAWTPVVPDIPAGLPSSLLERRPDVAADERALAAASARIGVARAAFFPQVRLTASGGVASNGLGDLLAGDSKAWSIGPAVRLPIFEGGRNRANQQAAEANYRGALANWRQGGIVAFREVQDALTETRWLRERGEALAATVDAATAAAKVSRSRYDRGLAGYFEVVDSERQALASRRAAIQNEQQRLLAAVALIKALGGGWSEGEAVPRQPLAAAGKTR, from the coding sequence ATGAGCCCGCACGTGCCAGCCCATGCCCGCGGCCGTGCACTTCCGGCGACGATCCTGGCCATCGCTGTCGCCGTGCTCGGCGGTTGCGTGCTCGGGCCGGACTATCGGAAGCCGGACGTGGCGGCACCGGCGGCATGGCGCGACGCGCCGGCCGCGACGTCCACCGTCCCCGATGCCTGGTGGACGCTCTTCGGCGACGAGGATCTGGGCCGCCATGTCGAGGCTACGCTCGCCGCCAACCAGGATCTGGCCGCCGCGCTGGCCCGCTACGACCGCAGCCGCGCACTGCTCGGCGTCGCCCGCGCGGACGAATTCCCGGATGTGTCGCTGGACCCGGCCTATGCGCGCGCCCGCACGTCCGGCAACGTGTCGAACCGCCTGCCCGAACTGGAAACGACGCTCTGGCGCGTCCCCCTCGACGTCGCGTACGAGGTGGACCTGTGGGGCCGCGTGCGGCGCAGCGTGGAAGCCGCCGGCGCGGACGTGGAAGGCAACGCCGACACCGTCGCCGCGCTGCGGCTCAGCCTCGCGGCCGCCGCCGCGTCCACGTATCTCTCCCTACGCAGCGCCGACCGCGACATCGACGTGCTGGTCCGCACGGTGAGCCTGCGCGAGGACGCGCTGGATCTGGCGGACCGCCGGGCCCACGCCGGCGTGGTCGGCGACCTCGACGTGCTCCGCGCCCGCGCCGATCTCGCCCAGACCCGGGCCGACCTTGCGGATGCGCGCCGTCGCCGGGACAACCTCGAACACGCGCTGGCCGTGCTGGAGGCACGCAACGCACCGGACTTCACGGTGGCCGCGCGCGCATGGACCCCGGTGGTTCCCGATATTCCCGCAGGCCTTCCGTCCTCGCTGCTCGAGCGGCGCCCCGACGTGGCAGCGGACGAACGTGCCCTCGCCGCCGCCAGCGCGCGGATCGGCGTGGCGCGGGCCGCCTTCTTTCCGCAGGTCCGCCTCACCGCTTCGGGCGGCGTGGCGAGCAACGGACTCGGCGACCTCCTGGCAGGCGACAGCAAGGCATGGTCGATCGGGCCGGCCGTTCGCCTGCCGATCTTCGAAGGCGGCCGCAACCGCGCCAACCAGCAGGCGGCCGAAGCGAACTATCGCGGTGCGCTGGCGAACTGGCGCCAGGGCGGCATCGTCGCCTTTCGCGAAGTGCAGGACGCCCTCACGGAAACGCGCTGGCTGCGCGAGCGCGGCGAGGCTCTCGCCGCGACGGTGGACGCGGCGACCGCGGCGGCGAAAGTCTCGCGTTCGCGCTACGACCGCGGCCTCGCCGGCTACTTCGAAGTGGTCGACTCCGAGCGCCAGGCGCTGGCCAGCCGGCGCGCGGCGATCCAGAACGAGCAGCAGCGGCTGCTTGCCGCGGTGGCGCTGATCAAGGCGCTCGGCGGTGGCTGGAGCGAGGGCGAAGCGGTGCCCCGGCAGCCGCTCGCCGCCGCCGGGAAAACGCGATGA
- a CDS encoding MFS transporter, whose product MSATPGTVAATPSPPADLPWLGIFAVLMGAIATTLTSRLTSIGLADVRGAIGAGFDEGAWIPTAFSAAQMMIGPLAIFLGRVYTPRRVLLAGSVVYGLAEFLLPLAPNLPTLLFLQVVAGLGSGTFIPLTASFILTSLPRHLWPWGLAAYAMNIILGLNLASSLEGWYVEHATWHWIFWQNTLVAGPLFLLYWFGLRRLPVDRDYLRHGDFRGMLLAASGFTLVFIALDQGDRLDWLSSSLVVALFALGFVALGLFLLHESMLDTPSIDFGLLVRRNVVVLIVLVLITRFLVTASNTLVTNYLIQVRGLRPLEVGNAVLWVALPQLVIAPAVAWMLGRLEPRFAIGTGLAIAASGFLLATGITSQWVEGNFSIALLLQAMGETLELTALIYFFGHHLGPADGITFGAIIQTARLFGGQLGTSLIVVFTRKAEQLHSNLIGQHISIGEPDTTARIAAYARAIGSLSQGAGHAEARGTGLLAAAVRAQSYTLSALDGFLLASSVAVLGVGLVLVLREPPVIANPPAVPPCIRPQPRVRRQRHRVAGASREPVR is encoded by the coding sequence ATGAGCGCGACGCCCGGGACGGTGGCCGCCACGCCCTCGCCGCCCGCCGACCTCCCGTGGCTCGGCATTTTCGCCGTGCTGATGGGCGCTATCGCCACCACGCTCACGTCGCGCCTGACCTCGATCGGCCTCGCCGACGTGCGCGGTGCGATTGGCGCGGGCTTCGATGAAGGTGCCTGGATACCCACGGCGTTTTCCGCGGCGCAGATGATGATCGGACCGCTCGCGATCTTCCTCGGCCGCGTCTACACGCCGCGCCGCGTGCTTTTGGCCGGCAGCGTCGTCTACGGCCTGGCCGAATTCCTCCTGCCCCTCGCCCCCAACCTGCCCACGCTGCTGTTCCTGCAGGTCGTCGCCGGGCTGGGCTCGGGCACCTTCATCCCGCTCACTGCCTCGTTCATCCTGACCTCGCTTCCGCGCCACCTGTGGCCCTGGGGACTGGCGGCATACGCCATGAACATCATCCTCGGGCTCAACCTCGCCTCGTCGCTGGAAGGCTGGTACGTGGAGCACGCCACCTGGCACTGGATCTTCTGGCAGAACACCCTCGTGGCCGGGCCGCTCTTCCTCCTGTACTGGTTCGGCCTACGCCGCCTGCCTGTCGACCGCGACTACCTGCGCCACGGCGATTTTCGCGGCATGCTGCTCGCCGCCTCGGGATTCACCCTCGTCTTCATCGCGCTCGACCAGGGCGACCGGCTCGACTGGCTCTCCTCGTCGCTCGTGGTCGCGCTCTTCGCGCTCGGCTTCGTGGCGCTGGGCCTGTTCCTGCTGCACGAATCGATGCTGGACACGCCCAGCATCGATTTCGGCCTGCTGGTACGCCGCAACGTGGTCGTGCTCATCGTCCTCGTGCTGATCACGCGCTTCCTCGTCACCGCGAGCAACACGCTGGTGACCAACTACCTTATCCAGGTGCGCGGCCTGCGCCCGCTGGAGGTGGGCAATGCCGTGCTGTGGGTCGCCCTGCCGCAGCTGGTGATCGCTCCGGCGGTCGCCTGGATGCTCGGACGCCTGGAACCGCGTTTCGCCATCGGCACGGGACTCGCCATCGCCGCGTCGGGATTCCTGCTCGCGACCGGCATCACCTCGCAATGGGTGGAAGGCAATTTCAGCATCGCCCTGCTATTGCAGGCGATGGGCGAAACGCTGGAACTCACCGCGCTGATCTATTTCTTCGGCCATCACCTCGGGCCGGCGGATGGCATCACCTTCGGCGCCATCATCCAGACCGCGCGGTTGTTCGGCGGCCAGCTCGGCACGTCGCTCATCGTCGTGTTCACGCGCAAGGCGGAGCAACTGCATTCCAACCTCATCGGCCAGCACATTTCCATCGGCGAGCCGGATACGACCGCACGCATCGCGGCCTACGCCCGTGCCATCGGCTCATTGTCGCAAGGCGCGGGCCATGCGGAAGCACGTGGCACGGGCCTGCTGGCCGCCGCGGTCCGCGCGCAGTCGTACACGTTATCGGCGCTCGACGGCTTCCTGCTGGCGTCCAGCGTCGCCGTGCTCGGCGTCGGCCTGGTACTTGTCCTGCGCGAGCCGCCGGTGATCGCGAATCCGCCGGCGGTACCGCCCTGCATCCGGCCCCAGCCCCGCGTACGACGCCAGCGACACCGTGTCGCAGGAGCTTCACGCGAACCCGTGCGATGA
- a CDS encoding DUF2946 family protein, with the protein MALVAVWLTVLAPTVSRSLAAFGPTPMPTGMSMPMHHHAMADMPARHDSHGAADCGDACGYCTLFTQLPGMAGSFFVGQALAPASHAPAAAPTCRAGPATCLVYAPARGPPSAQA; encoded by the coding sequence ATGGCGCTCGTTGCCGTCTGGCTCACCGTGCTTGCCCCGACGGTATCGCGTTCGCTCGCCGCCTTCGGACCGACGCCCATGCCCACGGGCATGTCGATGCCCATGCACCATCACGCGATGGCGGACATGCCGGCCCGGCACGACTCGCACGGGGCGGCGGATTGCGGCGATGCGTGCGGGTACTGCACGCTGTTCACGCAGCTGCCTGGCATGGCGGGCAGCTTCTTCGTCGGCCAGGCACTCGCGCCCGCGAGCCATGCTCCGGCCGCCGCGCCGACATGCCGGGCCGGGCCGGCCACCTGCCTCGTCTACGCACCCGCCCGAGGTCCACCGTCCGCGCAAGCCTGA